A part of Thermococcus sp. LS1 genomic DNA contains:
- a CDS encoding DUF5305 family protein, translated as MKKEELAKFIRRKEVLGIFLILFLVFAFYSVKLMSAHPYVVSTETLGTYEEEGTLKHAAYLEPNELYGYLVTMDNYPISMVDRFLLRYTYSSQPALSSGTYHVTGTVEYYVNKGNEKVVLWEETLFDEKGQLQDGGFTVEYVLNMEELDDMSAWISEELGIKRLKKRVTITATVVGIGTAYGREIKANFNHEVELIKDPTAGLYYFTEASKAEKRTLTETVREEASASVLGVASDVETAKTVTTVLALLMLVPLLGYVYTARAPKDEMAKIRPYIVKGAPGTVQKKVVLRTSKDLETTFELLDKPILHYIEGEEEVYAIIDDGISYEYRKPLPKEEKKAN; from the coding sequence ATGAAAAAGGAAGAGTTGGCTAAGTTTATTAGGAGAAAGGAAGTCCTAGGGATATTCCTGATTCTTTTTCTCGTTTTTGCGTTTTATTCAGTGAAGCTCATGAGCGCACACCCATACGTGGTGAGCACTGAAACCCTTGGAACTTACGAGGAGGAGGGAACTCTTAAACACGCTGCTTATTTAGAGCCCAACGAGCTCTACGGCTACCTAGTAACCATGGACAACTATCCAATATCAATGGTTGACAGGTTTTTGCTGAGGTACACCTACAGCTCACAGCCGGCACTGAGTAGCGGAACTTACCACGTTACCGGAACGGTTGAGTACTACGTTAACAAGGGGAACGAAAAGGTCGTCCTGTGGGAGGAAACGCTCTTCGACGAGAAAGGCCAGCTTCAGGACGGAGGATTCACCGTTGAGTACGTGCTGAACATGGAAGAGCTGGACGACATGAGCGCCTGGATATCCGAGGAGCTGGGTATAAAGAGGCTGAAGAAGAGGGTCACAATAACAGCGACCGTCGTTGGCATTGGGACGGCGTATGGAAGGGAGATAAAGGCGAACTTCAACCACGAGGTGGAGCTCATTAAGGATCCCACCGCGGGGCTGTACTACTTCACGGAGGCAAGCAAGGCGGAGAAGAGAACCCTGACCGAAACGGTTAGGGAAGAAGCCAGCGCCAGCGTTCTGGGAGTAGCAAGTGACGTCGAGACGGCAAAGACCGTTACCACAGTACTGGCACTGCTGATGCTCGTTCCACTGCTCGGATACGTTTACACTGCCAGGGCACCCAAAGACGAGATGGCAAAGATACGGCCTTACATCGTCAAGGGCGCACCCGGAACGGTTCAAAAGAAGGTCGTCCTGAGGACTTCCAAGGATCTGGAGACGACATTCGAGCTACTGGATAAACCGATACTGCACTACATAGAAGGTGAGGAAGAGGTCTACGCAATAATAGACGATGGTATCTCCTACGAGTACAGGAAGCCCCTACCCAAGGAGGAGAAGAAGGCCAACTGA